GTGGCCCTTCGCTCACTCTCTGGGCTCCCACCGATATGGGTTGGGCGTCGGTGCCAAAGCTGAGGGCACTCTCTCCGGGGCCTCCAGCTTGTCTCTTCTCTGAAAGCCAAAGGCCCCTGGCTCCTTGCCCCTTTGCTGCCGCGGGGTCCGGTACAGCCTCGACCTCACCACCCTGTTGCACGTGGAGGAAAGAGGTGGTGTTAGTTGGTCCTTTAGTTTGTCTGCAACCTCAGTGGTTTAGCACCTCATCACAGGAAGCAGACAGGGACCTGCTTGTCAACGGAGCTCTGCTTTGTGTTTGAGACTGTCTCCATACCTCAGACTGGCTTTGTACTTgaaatcctcctgtttcagcatTGGCTAAAGGTACTAAAATGCTTggaaaagcattttaaatatatatttaatagaagaagactcccccccacccccggagctgaggaccaaacccagggccttgcgcttgctaggcaagtgctctaccactgagctaaacctccGACccctaaatatatatttaaatttaaatagatataaaatattttggaagaGTTAGGGATGCTATGTGTAAACCCTTTTAAGGCCACTTTGTTAGTTATAAGCCTCTCTGGGAAATAGAGGGTTAGAAAGGCAGGTACAGGGAGCCAAGTTCCCTGGAATCATCTGGGGTGTTTAAATACATGATTTCTGTTTCCAATGCTAACTTGGTATAGTAGGACTCCAGCTTGATAAATGGCACTGTGACAAGCTTCTCTGGTTCTGGTACACACCAGAATTTGAGGAACCTTTGAGGGCTCACTCAGATGCCTGTAGGTAGGCTTGGTACCACAGGGCTTCTGGAAGCCACTTGTAATCATCCATTGGCAAGGAAGAATGCAGGAAATTATGTGTCCAGTAAATGGTGATATCGGCCTTGGAGCAGGCAGCCTATTCTGCCATGACTCCTtagtgaattttattttttagagatcTACCTCATTCAAGAAAGATAAGAATAACTCTGACCTTTTCCAGTCTCTTCTTCAAAATCTTAGGCCTGCTTTGTGCAGATGTGCACCACTGCCCTAAACTGGTCTTCACGAACATCTAATGGAACTCTGGAAAAGGCTTGCAGCTCTAGTTCTTGTGGCCAGGGAGAGAGAACCTGACACTCACATGTTCTGGAGGCCATGTTCAGAACACCTGCTTTGAATGGCTGTCCTCATCTGTGGGAGGCCAGTCCTCTGTCAGCTGAGGCAGGTCTCCATCCTGGAATGGCCCCCAGGTTCCACCTCACGTCCAGTCAGAAAACCACCCAAGTCacattttcccttcccctccccagagCCTACTGGCTTTAGACTCATTGCTTACCAGACACAAGGGACTTTATTCATTTAACAGATTTGACTATTTGATACAAACTTGAAGCagattttaaaagtgaaattctTGCCCATCCTCCCTCTTATTCCAGCTAGTGACTGATCACTCCAGCAGAAGGCCAGTTGATACGTCTTCCCAGCACATGCTCTCAGGAGTCACCCTCCACCATGAAGACCCTGCATTACTAATTCATGTTTCCCTTCTAAAGGAGCTGTGAAAAATTACCCTTACTAGGAGGATCATGGGCTGGCTGAGACAACACTGTACGTAAAGCATAAGCAGCTCTGCCAACAAGACTAAAGCCAACACTCTTCCCTGTGCTGAAGTGGCCTGTGGGACAGCATGTCAGTTTAGGGACCAAAAGGTTGCTTAGAGCATGAGTTAGAGGATCTCTGGGATTATTGAACTAGGCTGGTCTTATGAGGACTGTTATTCACCATTCTCTCCAGCAGAGGGCCGCATAGTGATGTGGGAGAAGTCTGGTGAGAGCGGCAAGAGCAGGGTGGGAACAAGGTACAGGCCACAGATGGGACCCTTCAGATTCAAGTCTCGGACTCATCTGTCTCTTCAGTGGAGCCATCGCTCTCTGCATCCAATTTGCGGGAGCGATGGAGGGGTTTCCATGGGGAACCAACCCGGGGAGGGGTTCGGGAAGGCAGGCAGCTGGCCTCAGAAGTGGCAGTGATGGAGTTGACCAGGCCTGGGACCTGGACCAGcctgaagaaggaaagaagcccAGAAGGTGATGTGATGAGTCTCCTATTCAGAGATCAGGACCCTCTACACTTAGACTTGAGCAGAGCCCCAAGGACTTATGGtacctctcttctctcttggcCCCAAGCTTTCCCTGACCAATATGGGGTGTTAAAAACAAAGTGCTGTGTCACCTACAATGAGGCACAGCCACATCTGACAGATTTAGCTTCCACAAGAGGGCAGCATCTTCCCACTTGACACTTACAGCCGTTCCAGCTCCTCATCCATGGCTGGGTCATGCATCAGGTCTCCTTTGTCAGGCAAAGCTCCTAGAAGACAGGGATTTGGGGGTGAAGTCATGAAACAACATGAAGGCCCTTCAAACAGGCAGCAGATATTTTGCCCTTTGCCTTCATGTCTGACAACTGGTTGGCCAGAAGAAGTTAGTTTATGTGGTCTTGGGTATCACTTGATAAACTTAGTTACTGTTTCCCTTTCCTCATTTGGGACAAGCTAAGGAGATATCTACAAACAGGTTGATCAGTCCCCTTCCAAGATTGGATGTGGTTTGTGACCGGCACTGGTGTTTAGTTCTTGAGGCCCCGTGTGCTTAGCTGGATGATAATGGCCTAAGCTAACTCCAGAGGGAAGAAAAAAGCCAATTGTATGTCCCCATGTCAGGTGATACGTGGAGACATGTTAAAATTGCAGCTTCTGGTAGGGAGGAAAGCCGTCCCGTCCTGAGGTCTCATGCTAATGTCTGTCTGGATTGGTTTCCTTAGTCATGAGGGGTAAGGTTGGTGATATGAAGAGTCTTTAGTGCTTCTCCActtaaattttctttgttttgctctttttcaGATTAATTagattctttaatttcttttctttcttttttggtagcTGGGGACAAATACAGTTGAAATTTTTTGAGGGATTGAAATTTGCAGAGAGGAAGATTGTTACCAGTAAATTGTTGAAAGAACAGGGCTTAATGGTATTTAGTCCCTAGATTGGACAGTCAGTGGTGCTGGGCTTCAGAGAGATTAAAAAGTGTCCAGCACTGACTCTTCTAAAAGGTATCGGGCGATTTGCCTTATCATTTTGTGGGGTGTTTCAGGGATACCCCACAGTCTTACACAAACTGTTAGAACCAGGATATTTCCCAGTCCCTATTTTAACACATGCTGCCTTCTATCGTTGCTTATTCTACACACTAGCATTAGTCAGTACTCAGAGAACATTGCACAAGGCTCCTTTCTGTTCCCCTCAGAAggttcttttctggtttccttccCTATTGTTGTTGAAACAGTATtcttggctatcctgaaactctagATCAGGCTGGCGTCACCCTGAAACTCTAGATCAGGCTGGCATCACAGAGATTCACAAGATGAATCTCTTCTCTGCCttcatctgcctctacctcctgagtgctggtattaaaggtgtgtgctagcaTTGCCTGAGCAGAGGGGATGAGGTTAATGCAGGCTGTGATCATTGCTAATAgccttttcttttcctgcttGCAGAAGTCACTGGTAGAGAAGTGGTCAGTTCCTCGGACTGTGAAAGAACAGCAAGCCCTCACTGGCtcctgagtctgatccccagtTGGCCTGATCTCTAACTCTAGTCCAGCAGTCCTAGTTATGAATCTGAGTTGAGCAGGTCCCTGAGTGACTCAGAGTAACCAGGCTCTGATCAATTACTTAGTTCTCGCCTATCTCCTCTAGGACTCTGGCAGATGTGAGTACACAGAAATAAGCATAAAGGCTCCAGTACAGCTTCTGGCCCACTGTGTTAGGCATTTAGCAGATGTCAGTTAATTGCCCTTCCCTCAGTGCCATTCCCTAAACTGGCACAGAGGGAAGAATGCCTGGATCTAATCACACAAGGAAAGTCTCCTGAGCATAGACGTAAATACTAAGTGCTTAAAACTTAttaaaacacctttaatcccagcacacacttggaggcagaggcaggcggatctctgagttcaaggccagcctggtctacttagtacATTCCAGGCTACACAGCCTCATATATACAATGAGAcattgcctcaaaacaaaaatcaacaagtCTTCAGAACAAGAGTGGCCTGCTGGTCCCTAACTGGGAGAGTAGTGGTTACacatgggggaggggtgcagtGGGTGGAGGAGGCCAGTGAGAATAAAAGTGATAGGTATTAAAACTGGGCcagtctccatttttttctttttcagatttatCAGATTTCTTGCTCCCCACCCCTGACAGCTGTGGAAAAAACTTCCCCAGACACACCTTTGCCTTGTTTCTAAATGGGATTCAGTTGCTTTGATACATAATCTCCAGAGTCATTGGGTAAATAGCTTTGTGTCTGCCCAACCTGCAGGCCACTCCTTAGAACAGAACCAGGGATTCTGTAGGGAGGGGCTGGGTAGACCTATGCCAGGTAACAGAGCAGTCACTTATTCATGTTGGGGCAGGGCAGACAGTTGTCAGTCACTGCAGTCACATGGGAATGTAAGGGACCTcctaggcacaggcaggcagatgatGCACATTGCAGCTTCTACCTTGGAGAAATCAAGAGTGTCATCCTATTCCTGTAGGGCCATGTTGACAGGCCAGCTGTTGTTGCCTGTGTTGTTGGGAGGAGCACAGGTGATCACAGTGAGCTCTGCTTACCTAGGGCTTGGTTGATCCCATGATGCTTTGAGAGAGCCACAAGGAATCCATAGAAAGTCAGCCTCTGGACATTGCTCAGGATCTCTTTGACAAGTGCTGGTGGTGGACAGCTAAAAGGGAGAGGCCAGATTCAACTCTAAGTGCTATCTTTTCATCCCCACCTGTAGGACACTCAAAGCTGGGAGAGCCTGCAGGAGCAGGGCCAGACTGCAGACACACAGGGCTGGTGTGCTTACTGCTGTTCAGCTGGTGGAGTTAGAGATGGAACTCGTGCTCTGCCACAGCCCCAGCCCTATAACTAACTCTTACAGGGAACCTAggacaggggaaggaaagaggatgCAGCTACTATTAAGAGCTTCTTGCCTGGAGGCTATGTCCCTCAGGGGTCTTTGTGTCATACTGGACAGTTTAAACTTGTCTTTCTGTGGGAAGGTTTGGAACAGTGAAGTAGCCAAAGCTAGTCTTCCCCTCGTAAGCAAGACACTTCAGCTAGTCTTTCCTGCTTTGGGACACATGAGCATGCTTTAAAATCATGACCATCCTGGGACAGAAACCCTGAACCAACCAGAATATTCTGCCAGAGACTTGTTCTCAGCAACAACCTGACCTCCAGGGCTGAAGTGGGCCTCCTCCCAGGCCCACCTGTACTTGTGCCGGTCACATAGGTTTTCCAGGCGCTGACAGAACAGTGATGCTTCCACTCCATCCAGCATGCCAGCATCACCCAAGGCGGGTCGTTGGCGGTGTTGCCCACTCGATGATGTTGGGACAATCACTGTATTGGGGTTTTTCCCTGACAGTAAGTCCTGATAGATGGCAGCCACACTCTCCAGAAATTCTGGTGCCATAGGAATAGGAAGGGACAGTTTAGGTAAGGAGGACATATTTCATTTCTTCACCATGTCTTCCCTTCTGATAGCTCAGTCTGTCCAGTCAGTGAGGATGCCAAAACCCCCGGAGTATATCACTGTGTCTGGTTTGCTGTGTTTATTAAAAGGCTATGAgtacggtccccagctccgagaaaaaaaaaaaaaaggctatgaGTAAGGTAAAAGACACAGGCCACTGGTGATCAAGGACCAAGGGAGTAGCTAAAGGCACAGGTCTGGTTTCTAACCTCTAAAGCTTATCTCTTAGGACTAGTGAACAGACTAAAGTCCTTAGTGCTGCACCTGAGAGGTAGTAGTTTTCAGTGAGTGAGTGCTATTGGTGTCCTTTCTGCTGCTATCACTTAAGTGGATTTTTGTGCTGCTGATTGGAAGCAGTGTGTTTTTATCAGTGTCCTCAGTAGGCTTGGCAGATTGTATCTTGTGACCAGCAGTGCAAATCATACATCCTGTTAGTGGGCAATGATGAAGTATACCTCCAAAGGAAGTGGAGATGGGAACTGTGTGTGCCAGGAAGGAAGTGGGGATGGGAACTGTGTGTGCCAGGAAGGAAGTGGGGATGGGGACTGTGTGTGCCAGGAAGGAAGTGGGGATGGGGACTGTGTGTGCCAGGAAGGAAGTGGGGATGGGGACTGTGTGTGCCAGGAAGGAAGTGGGGATGGGGACTGTGTGTGCCAGGAAGGAAGTGGGGATGGGGACTGTGTGTGCCAGGAAGGAAGTGGGGATGGGGACTGTGTGTGCCAGGAAGGAAGTGGGGATGGGGACTGTGTGTGCCAGGAAGGAAGTGGGGATGGGGACTGTGTGTGCCAGGAAGGAAGTGGGGATGGGAACTGTGTGTGCCAAGAAGGAAGTGGGGATGGGAACTGTGTGTGCCAGGAAGGAAGTGGGGATGGGGACTGTGTGTGCCAGGAAGGAAGTGGGGATGGGGACTGTGTGTGCCAGGAAGGAAGTGGGGATGGGGACTGTGTGTGCCAGGCATCCAGATGGAAAAGACAAGAGGATGAGAAAGGGATACACGGTCCCCGACAAAAGCCACATGGAGCCTGGAACATTCTCACCTGAGTAATAAAACTGGATCTGGAAGGCAAAGAGGAAATCTGAGAAAGACATCAAGCAGTCCATGGCATCATCCATGAGCACAAtcctgggagggaaagagggagggggagaattggggggggggagagtgtatgttacatgtgtgtgcctgggagGAGAGAAAAAGTCAAACTGACATAGACAAAGGCTATGCACGAACAAGTTGTTTTGAGACCTCCAGTCTCCCTTGGAACTGCAGTGTATTTggggaaagggtcccaaaagcaagcTCCTCCTGTAGTCACCTCATCCCCACCAATCCAACTCTCACTGAACTGCACTGAGCACACTGCTCCAAGGGCAGGCCCCCAGGTCAGTCTCAGTGGCACCAGTCAATGGAGCATGGGCAGAGTGGAGTGGAGCAGCAAAGAGTGGGTGCAATTGTAATGCTGCCAACATTTCCTTTTGTGTACTTAAAGCAGTAAATCCTTTCATTCTGCAGGGTGGACTATTTGGTTCTGAATAAATACTGCTGATCAGAAAAGGCAAAAAGAACAGCCAAGGGGTTTAAAGGGGTCTTGGCAAGTGGTGCTGAGATTTAATAAGCTACCAAATGGCCAGAACAGCAGCAGGCACCTCTACATGGGGACACAGAAGGTAGGCTGGGAGCAGGAGGTGGAGAGCGGACAGTTCTGCACACAGAATGCACATCAGCTAGTGGAGTTGTGACGATGGTCACTGCTCTCCCCACTGAGCACCCTCCAGGAGAAACCACCTGGTTGGTAAAGATCACACTAAGGCCAAGTCTGTACTCTGCTCGGGGATGCAgctgaagggagaaggaagagaaagaagttagCACTTGCTGGGCTCCAGCCGTGTGCCAGGCAGAGTGCCAGACTCCTCTACTGGAGTGAAGCTGGGCCTCCAATCTGGTTATGACAAGGCCCTTCTggctttatcttttttaaaaatttttaaactgttttgttttggacTATTTTTCTAAATCTCTACTTCCTTGGATCAGAGGGGTCAGGGTTAGGGATATATTCCCAAAGACAGAAAGAGGGTCCTAGGTAGCTGCAATAACAGAAGTAGTGACAGGTACCATTTCTTGAGCATCTTGCTCCACAGTGGGCACTGTATTTAGCTACCTTTATTAAATTTCACTCATAGCACCATACAAGTTTGTACTAGTTACTTCCTTTTGCACATGAGGGGTTTTTGATCCTAAAGGAGTCCACTTACTAAGAATATATACACCTTGTGAGTTTGTATGACTTCAAAGGCTTCCATTAGGTCACTACTATTGGaaactatttctttaaaagtttaaaactttaaaagaaactatttcttttaaaataagaaagaaatcaagtgCATGCCTTatatcccagcactggagaggcagaggcaagcagggtgagctctgtgagtttaaagctaGCGCCAGCCTGGTTTACCTAGAGTTCCAAGACAACTAGAGCTATttagagagaccctttctaaaaatAACGAACACACAATAGAAACATTATCATTAGAGTATAAATTAGATTCTAGGGCCAATTTATATTCTTTGCCATATACATCTTAGAGCTTTAACTGTTTCCTTATCTCTTGAGAAGTAAAGCTGCCCTCCGCTATCCAGCTGGAAAAAAAATGAGGTCAAAGTGGGAAGCAACAATGCTGCAAGGGCCACAAGAGGGCGCTCCGGTCCCTCCATCAACGGCTGGGAGACTAACTGTAGCTCCATAATGCAAAGGTCACGTTGAGTTCTCATATCCAAGGGAAAAACAGACAaatcccccccgccccccccccaaaaaaaaacaaaatgagaggggaagagggggagagacaggTGGGCGGGTGGGCGAGCTGGCGGGCGAGCGTGCACTAAGATGCACTGCAGAGGGAGAGGGCGCTCCACCGGAACACCCAGGGAGGAAGACACCTTTTGAAAGAAGTCAAGTGAATGTCTTAatatcccagcactggagagacagaggcaggtagtcAGGCcctgtgagtttaaagccagcgccagtctggtttacacagAGTTCCAATGACACAtcgggaggagagaagggagatgcCAATCTTTCCTGCCCTACTCCTGGAATGGCCTAGTACCCTAGCAGCCAAAAGCAGATGGCACAGGAGAGCACTGGGCTGAGCCTCACCCTCAGGAAACCTTGGTCAAAGCCTTGAAGCTTTCAAAGACCACAAATGCTTCTATCATTAACCTGGAACCTAGGGCTTgtatctttattgatcattatATTGTGATGTAATTAAAATACCATAAAGCCAActcattaaatataaataagacaGTGTTTTAATCTATTGAAAGCACTGTGCACTCCCTATCACAACTGTGATGATTCTAGAAGTtacttctctctgtgtttctccccCACCAGCATGCTCCTGAGGTGTATTCTGCTTCTCTAAGGGTCCAAGCAGATCCTGCCAGCACCTCTCTGGAATGTTAGGAAAATGACCTCCCTACCCCTTTCTGGGCAAAGCAATATACCATGTCCCCACCTCAGAACTGGCTCCAGCTTTCTgtcagaggcttttttttttttttaagatttattttatttttaggtgtgtgtcagtgtgtgcatgtgagtgcaggagtCTGCAGGTCAGAGGCCTTGGAGTtatggcagttgtgagctgtgggTGCTTAGAACCAAAGATGGGTCTTCTAAAAAAGCtcaaacactcttaaccactgagccatccctctagcctgAGAGGCCATTCTTGATTAGAATGTTAGCCTCCTTTTGTTGTATTTGGTTTCAGGTTTTGTTAAAGCACACATAAAATATGCACTCAAGCTGCGTGGTAACCCCACACCTGACCTGCTGTGCAGCCATCTGGTGGAACTGCTGACCTGATAGCCAGAGAGATAACAGTTCTTATCTGCTGCAGggatttgctgctcttccagggtggCTTTGCTGTTCTGGGAAGAAACACCTTAGACAGTTTTAGCAGAAGTTGTGGCCAAGAGCAGCACTTTAGACTCTGTGGATCAGGAGTGAGTGTGCCTGTCACTCACCCAGTCAGGGGCAAAGCCACTGCAAGTATGAGCTTATCTACTTGTCACTCACAGAATCAGCAAGGACACAAAGATCTGAGCCTTGAATCTTTTCTGCAATCTGTTGTCAGTACCTCTGGGATTCCAAGAATTAGGCTTACATTTGAGTTACTGGTCATACTTATGCCAGAAACACTTCTTGATCCTTTCTTCGACAACATGAGAGACTTCAGGGTGGCCATGATGCCCAAGAGGAGATGGCTGCTCCATACATAGGTATGGGCACTGCTAAGAAGAGAGACCAGCCCATCTCTGAAGATGGCAGAGTGGAACCTCAATGGGGGTAGGGTAGCCTGCTGTGCTTGGCTTTTTGTCCCTGCTGTTTACTTGGCTGGGACTGAGGCATGGTCAGAAATGCCTGTGGCCAAGTGGAGGAGGCAGACACGTACAGGGGTGATACTGGGTGACAGCAGCACCCACAAATCCCAGCCTAGGGAGGGTGGAACAGACCAAGCAGGCAGCAGGTAGGAAGAGGGACATGAGTTGTAGGACAGCAGTGGATTAGCTAGCTGGTAGAAGGGGATCTTTGCCCTTGTGCTGGAAGATCTGCCAGATAACACCTTTCTCTCCTGTTTGTTGTTTGACTCTGGGTTCCAGCATGGCACCTGCCACAGTTCAGGCACTCAGGAAATACTGTTGGATACAGGGATGTAGGAACAAGGAGAAAAAACATGTTACTACCCTAGTCTTTGTCCCTGGTCAGGGGAAACCTACATATACATTTCAGCTCTGGAAAATCCAATTAGGAAGAAAATAGAGTCCTGGAGAAGCAGGCCAGAATGATAGGGACTCGGGCAAGTGGCCATAGTTAGACCTTTTGTCTTGGTAGAGAAGCTAGGAGAAAGTCAAGGTCAGATCCAATTCTTTAGGACTGCCTCTGAGGACATCGGTGGACCTAGAACTGGGCACTAGGAGATTTTTTTCCAAATTGTGATTGTGGCTGATTTGTGTAGAAGGGAGTCACACAAAAGCTGGGAAGCTTGTATTTCTCAAAGAGCTTCTTCTGGCCCTGTCAGAATGTCAGCTGTCCCAACCATGGATGGAACTACTGATTTTTCTTACTAGAACTAGAGGGAAAAACTGGCTGCCCAGAGGCTGTGGCTGCAGAAGATTCTAAGAAACTGATGGGAAGGTGCTTTGATCTTTAAAAATACCACATTGGCTAAAGGCAACtgctaccaagcctgaggacttgagttcagtacCCAGATGGAAGGAAGGACAGCTTCCTCTACTGTCTTCCTCTCTGACTGTCACACGTGCACCACAGCATGCCACACCCCAGCAAGTACATACATTCAGctttcctaattttatttttaattgtgtatatgtctgtatgagagagagagagagagagagagagagagagagagagagagagagagagagagagcagaggcatcagattccttggtgTGGGAGTTACACGTTGCTTATGACCAATCTGATGTGTGctgtgggaactgaacttggatcctctgcagAACAATATGTACTTTCAAcggccaagccatctctctagccactaattttaaaaatacagatacttttttatttttaaattaagggattggaaagatagctcagtggttcagagcgtGTGCTGCTCTTGCGGaaggcctgggtttggttcccagcacccacatggtggttcacaaccatctgcacctcagttccagaggatccagtactctcttctatacacatacatacatgtaggcaaaagacTTATcgcctaaaataaaacaaataaaacaactaaaTCAAACCGAAGCCTACCCTATATAGCCAAATGTGGTGGCACGTGTCCGTAGTCACAGCACTCTAGAGGCTGAGGGAATGGGATcattagttcaaggccagcctcgacTACATCTCaagcaaaacaaatcaaacacaacaaacaaaggcaaaacaaaacagacacaaacaccACATGCAGTATTGTCCATCTCTAGACAAATGTTCTGATCCATGAAAGTTCTGGGCATTTGCACCTTGCTCTGCACTGCAGCAGAACTGGCTAAATGCAGGCAGGAAGCTATGGCCCTGCCTTTGTCTTCCAAGACAGGGATAACCTGAGGTCAGGTATCCCCACAGATAACTCCTTTAtcttcttgaactcagattcatcTCCCAGAGGTCTCCAGAGccttccttgagacagggttgtcTACGTGTGCTGTTTTCCAGTGGAGAGCAGTTGGCTGGGCATCCTTCCTGCCAGAGGCCTTTGCTAACATGCCAGCTGCTTCTGACACCTGGAGGGGCCTGGCCACCCTGGCTTTGAAGTGGAGCCAGCAAGGAACTGCTGCCAACAAGAGTCCGTACAAATCTATTGGATCATGGAGGGATCCTCGCAAGCAATGCCTCTGGGCTAGAGGGAAGGCCTCTGGGGAGAAATACGGGTACTCTGGTTCAGGCTGGCTCTGAGCAGAACCATGTGGAGGGTGGAGTCTAGGGCCAACAACTGGGATGAAGAAAGTGGAGTTGGCAGGGTCCGAGCTAGTCCCAGGGGGTTGGCTGCTCTCTTCCTTGCTAACTCCAACAGCTGGGACAAGCTGGCTGCCTGGGGGGTAAGAAGGTGCCAAGGAAGCAGAGCGTCCAGGCTCATCCAAGTGCCAATCCCCTGTGCACCCCCTGGTCTAGTGACATGAACTGGGCCCTTTTTCCTGAAATTCTGGGCTTGATGGCATTGGGATCAAGTGGCAGTTGTCCTACAACTGGACTCAGTTATATCTGTGTCTGAGTTTCCTTAGATGCAGAGAAGAGATGAGCAAAGGACAGAGAACTGCAATATGGGGATGCCCTTTGCCTGGGGGTCTCACAGGCAAGTAGTGTGAGGTGCTGGCAGCGTGCAGAGCCTCTCTGGGTTACGGTGCTGGAAGAGCCTAAAATAGCAAACGAAAGCGGCTCAGTGGAAATGAAGGCCTCCAGCTGCCAGTCGGAAGCTCGAGATTCAGTTTCTAGCCCACTTTTGGGGGAGCTAGCTCTTAGTCAGAGCCCAAAAGAAGAGCCACTTTGCATGACTGAACTTTGGAGAAGTCATGTGACTAGTGTCCTTTACTGGGACAGCTGAAGCATGTCCCCAAGTTAGTTTGTGCTAACAGTGTTTTAATGTCAGGGCTGTGAGACTAGGACAGTGATAAAACCAGGGGACATGCCAGGATCAGGGAGCATGCTGCTGGAAAGGTCtcctgggtgtctgtctgtctgcctgcctgcctgcctgtctctgtctctgtgtgtgtctctctgtctcccccccacAACCCCTCTCTCCTGGCCAGGGTAGGAAACGTGCTACCCCAGGACCTCAAACAGCACAGGACATGTAGAACACAGTTTTCCCTCAGCTGCAATCTGTACGCTCAAGGCACCCCAAATTCATCCATCCAGTAGGGCCTGGCAAGTTTGACCCAGAGCAATatcaat
This Rattus norvegicus strain BN/NHsdMcwi chromosome 3, GRCr8, whole genome shotgun sequence DNA region includes the following protein-coding sequences:
- the Cstpp1 gene encoding centriolar satellite-associated tubulin polyglutamylase complex regulator 1 isoform X6 — translated: MVPWQQRQAVTWVPEEESWSVETTRSKDAESRAPSSTGLRVSGFNSVCQGTHILFREFSFIQATPHNRASFLRAFWRCFRTVGKNGDLLTMREYHCLLQLLCPDFPLELTQKAASCPPPALVKEILSNVQRLTFYGFLVALSKHHGINQALGALPDKGDLMHDPAMDEELERLLVQVPGLVNSITATSEASCLPSRTPPRVGSPWKPLHRSRKLDAESDGSTEETDESET
- the Cstpp1 gene encoding centriolar satellite-associated tubulin polyglutamylase complex regulator 1 isoform X8, whose protein sequence is MPYLHCGNSVPGHVPILPMAVGHSVTDLLTMREYHCLLQLLCPDFPLELTQKAASCPPPALVKEILSNVQRLTFYGFLVALSKHHGINQALGALPDKGDLMHDPAMDEELERLLVQVPGLVNSITATSEASCLPSRTPPRVGSPWKPLHRSRKLDAESDGSTEETDESET